The nucleotide sequence CCAACCGTCCCGCGCCATTCTTCCCAGGAGATCGCCATGAACACGCTTACCGCTGCCCGGAACCGCTACACGACCAAGGCCTATGACGGCACGCGCAAGATTCCGCCGGAAAAGATCGAAGCACTGCTGGAGGTATTGCGGCTCAGCCCTTCCTCGGTCAACTCGCAACCCTGGCGTTTCATCGTCGCCTCCGACGACGCGGGCAAGGCGCGCATCGCCAAGGCGGCGCAAGGCACTTATGGCTACAACGCCTCGAAGGTGATGGATGCCTCGCATGTGATCGTGTTCGCCGCCGCCACCGATATGACGGCGGCGCATCTGGAAAGCGTGCTGGCACAGGAAGAACGCGACGGCCGCTTCCGCATCGAGGGCGCCAAGGAAGGCCAGGCCAAGGGCAGGCAGTCCTATGTGGATCTTCATCGCTACGACCGCAAGGACCTGCAGCATTGGATGGAGAAGCAGGTATACCTGGCGCTGGGCGGCACCATGCTGGCCGCG is from Bordetella bronchialis and encodes:
- the nfsB gene encoding oxygen-insensitive NAD(P)H nitroreductase, yielding MNTLTAARNRYTTKAYDGTRKIPPEKIEALLEVLRLSPSSVNSQPWRFIVASDDAGKARIAKAAQGTYGYNASKVMDASHVIVFAAATDMTAAHLESVLAQEERDGRFRIEGAKEGQAKGRQSYVDLHRYDRKDLQHWMEKQVYLALGGTMLAAATLGIDATPMEGFDFPLLDAELGLREQGYTSVVLLSLGYHGEKDFNARLPKSRLPRAQIMTFI